Below is a genomic region from Miniphocaeibacter halophilus.
AATATTGCTGTTCTTTCAGCACAAATAGATGGAGAATAGGCAGCATTCTCTATATTGCATCCAGAATAAATATTATTATTCTCTGTAACAACAGCAGCGCCTACTTTAAAATTAGAATAAGGAGTGTAGGCTTTTTCTCTTGCAGTATAAGCTAATTTTATAAGTTTTTCTATATTCATAATTAAAATCTCACCAACAATTTAAATATAATAGTAGCAACTAAAAATCCTGTAATTCCACCAAATATAACTTCAGATAAACTGTGAATTTTACTTTCTACCCTAGATTCAGCAACTAAAAAAGCTAAAAAATAACTTAAAATTGAAATTAGTGTATTATTTGCTAAAAAAACAATAATAGTTGCCAAACAAAAGGCTAAAGCAGAGTGTCCACTTACAGTACCTCCTTGTAAATGTGTACCCTTTCCTTTATAAAAAGAACTTTTTAATATTAGTGTAATTAAAATTACAATAACCAAGGCTATAAAAGCTAAATGAACAGGAGATTTCTTTATTTTAAATACTCCTATTTCAGTAATTCTTATAATCCTATCATAGAAAATAAAATAACCAACAAACAAAGAGTTTAAAGCTGTTACCAAAACTGCTCCAGCTCCAACATCTTTAGCTATTTTTGCCCTAGGCTCATAATATTCATATATTAAATCCACAATTTTTTCAATAGTCGTATTTAATAATTCTGCTAAAATAACCAAAGTAATAGTAATACATAAAATAGCCATTTCCAATCTTGTAAAATTAAAAAACAAACTTAACAAAGCCACTAAAATTGCCATAAATACATGGCGTTTAAAATTATTTTCATTTTTAAAAGAATAGATTAAACCATCAATGGCATGATTGAAGCTTTCTATTAAATTAGTATTTTTAAAGTCTTTATTATTTTTCATTTTTATATATTCCTATTTTTCTAATAGCTTCTTTTTCCTTATTACGCATTTTTATTGCATCTTCATTTTTAATATGATCATAACCTAGTAAGTGAAACATAGAGTGAATTACTAAGTATATAATTTCCCTTTCTAAACTATGTCCAAACTCTAATGATTGCTCCCTAGCTTTTTCTGTAGAAATAATAATATCCCCTAAAGGAATATTTATATCTTCAATGAAAAAATCTATATCTAAAGGAAAAGATAGTACATCAGTTGGAGTATCAATATTTCTAAATTCTTTATTTATTTTCTTTATTTCTTCATTGTCAACAAATGAAAGAGATATTTCTACATTTATATTATGCTTTTCAATTTCTAGACAGATTAAAATAGCTTTTTTTATATTTGAAATTAAGTTATCAGAAAGTGTTAATTTATCTTGTCTGTTATTTATTAATATTTCCATTCTTATTTTCCTTTAATTCAAATTTCTCGTAAGCATTAATAATTTTTTGTACTAGTGGATGTCTAACTATATCTGTAGATTCAAAGTCCATAAAAGCTATACCATCAATATTACGTAAAATATTACTAGCATTTTTTAGACCGGATTTTTTTCCCCTAGGTAGATCTATTTGGGTAATATCACCTGTAATGATAGCTTTTGAACCATAACCAATCCTAGTTAAAAACATCTTCATCTGTTCATTGGTTGTATTTTGAGCTTCGTCTAATACTACATAAGCATTATCTAAAGTTCTACCCCTCATATAGGCTAAAGGTGCCACTTCAATTAATCCTTTTTCAACTAGTTTCAAGTATTGCTCATAGCCTAATATTTCAAATAGAGCATCATATATAGGTCTTAAATATGGGTCAATTTTTTCTTGCAGATCTCCTGGTAAAAATCCCAAGCTTTCTCCAGCTTCTACAGCTGGTCTAGTAAGAATTATTCTATCTACTTCATTATTTTTAAAAGCTCTAATTGCCATTGCCATAGCCAAATAAGTTTTACCTGTCCCTGCTGGTCCAACTCCAAATACAATGTCATTACTTAAAATATAATCCAAGTATTGTTTTTGTCCTAGAGTTTTTGGTTTAATTGGTTTTCCTCTAGATGTTGTACATATTATATAGTCAAGAAGGGTTTTAGAAATTCCATTTTTGCCCTTTTTAATCATATCAATTAAATATCTAACTTGTTGCTCAGAAATATTTCCATCTTTTTTATATAATTCATATAATTCAATAAGTAAATTATATGTAGCACTGGAATAATTTTTATTACCAATAATCTTAATTCCATTGCCATATAAAGATAATTTTACATTTAATTCTTTTTCTATTAATTTAATTTTTTCCTCTAAGTTATCAAATAGTATGTTGATAAATTCTTGATTTGTAACTTCAAATTCAAATTTAACTTTTTCCATAAATTCTCCTCATTTATATTCTATTCAATTATAGCATAGAAATAGTACACAATTAAATAAAAGATGTTGAAATAACAACATCTTTTTTATAAGAAACTCAATTGGTTAGATTCTGGTAGCCCCTTTAATACACCATGATTTCTTAAAGATTCTACAGCAACTTTATTTATTTTAGTTCTTTTTACTAAATCTTGAATTGAAAGAAATTCATTCTTATTGTATTCGTCATATATTGCAATTGAATGAGCATCTGAAACTCCTTCAAGTCCTCTAAAAGGAGGTTGAATATATCCTTTTTCTAAAACTTTAAATTTTAATTTATCTGAGTTTTGAAAACTTACAGGACTAGCTTTTATTCCTCTACAATACATTTCTTCAGCAACTTCTAATACAGTCAATGTACTATTATCTTTTGCCGTAGCTGAATATCCAAGTTCTTTTATTTCGCTCATTTTTTTCCTAATAGAATCCAATCCTTCAAAAATAATTTGACCTGGATAATCCGCAATTTTAGTTGTAAAGAAAGTTGAATAAAAGGCTTCAGGATAATGAACCTTAAAGTAAGCTATACGATAACTCATTAAAACATAAGCAACTGCATGGGCTTTAGGAAACATATATTCAATTTTTCTACAGGAATCAATATACCATTCAGGTACATCAAACTTTCTCATATAATTTTCTGTTTCTTCATCGAGTAGACGCCCTTTACGAACTGTTTCCATTATTTTAAAGGCTCTTTTGTTCTCCAGTCCCTTCTGTATTAAATAAGTCATTATATCATCTCTTGTACATATAACGTCTTTAAGAGATGCTATATTGTCACGTACTAGATCCTGTGCATTATTAGTCCAAACATTAGTACCGTGGGATAGTCCAGATATTCTAAATAATTCTGAAATAGTTGTTGGTTCGGTTTCAACTAACATTTGCCTAACAAATTTAGTACCGAATTCAGGTATACCTAAAGTTCCTACCGATGTATAATCATAATCCTCAATAAAATTTAAAGCATCATTAGATTTAAAAATACTCATTGTTTCATCATCATCAAAAGGAATAGTTAATGGATCTATTCCTGTAATATCACTAAGCATTTTTATTATTGAAGGAACATCATGGCCAAGTAAATCCAATTTTAATATTCTACCACTAATTGCATTATAGTTGAAGTGAGTAGTAATAATATCTGACTTCATATCGTCTGCAGGATGTTGGACAGGACAAAAATCATATATTTCCTTATCTTGAGGAACAATCATAACTCCTCCTGGATGTTGACCGGAAGTTCTCTTTACACCTACAATTCCCTTTTGCAATCTTTTTAATTCTGCATTTGGTATATTAATTTCATTTTCTTCTATATATTTTTGAATATAGCCATATGCGGTGTTGTCAGCTATAGTACCTATAGTACCAGCCCTAAAAACTTTATCGGAACCAAAAAGTTCTTCTGTATATTTATGAACTACTGGTTGATACTCTCCTGCAAAGTTTAAATCTATATCCGGTTCTTTATCCCCTTCAAATCCCAGAAAGACTTCAAAAGGTATATTGTGCCCATCTTTTATATAATTTGTTCCACAAACAGGACAGATTTTATCAGGTAAATCTATACCTGAACCGATATTTATATCATCAATAAATTCACTATGTTTACATTCTGGACATCTATAATGTGGTAATAGTGGATTAACTTCAGTAATACCTGCCATAGTTGCAGCAAAAGAAGAACCGACAGAACCTCTTGATCCTACTAAATAACCATCATCATTTGACTTCCAGACAAGTTTCTGGGCAATAATATATAAAACTGCATATCCGTTTGAAATAATTGAGTCCAGCTCTTTATCTAAACGAGCTTTAACATACTCAGGTATAGGATCTCCATATAAAGAAATGGCTTTATCATAGGTGATTTTTCTAAGTTCTTGATCAGAGCCTTCTATTACTGGAGGGAATGTACCATCTGGTATAGGTTTAAATTCTCCAATTAAATCCTTTATTAAATTAGTATTTTTTATTACTATTTCCTTAGCTTTTTTCCTACCTAAAAATTCAAAGGAATTTAACATTTCTTCTGTTGTTCTTAAATATAAGGTTGGTTTAATTTCTTTCTCATGTTTTGCAAGGGGTTGAGAGAACTTAACAATATTTCTTAAAATATAATCTTCTGGATAAATGTAGTGTACATCTCCTGTTGCTACTACTGGAATATTATATTTTTCACCAATATTGCATATTTTTTCTATATATTTTTTAACATGATTAATATCTTTAATTTCACCTTCATAAATTAATTTTCCATAATTTTCAGGAGGTTGAACTTCAAGAAAATCAAATTTACTAGCTATTTCTTCAATTATAAAATCAGGATAATCCTTAATAATAGCTTTAAATAATTCACCATTGTGATTCCCACTACCAATTAATAGACCTTCTTTATATTTATCAAAAAGAAATTCAGGTATGCCAGGTGAACGATTAAAATAATTCAAACTTGATTCAGATACTATTTTATAAAGATTTTTTAAACCAGTAAGATTTTCCGCATATATTAATCCATTATAGGCTTCATTTTTATAAATTGGCCATTCCGTATTTAGATTATTAATTTTTTCATCAAATATTATATTTTCTTCTTTAAGTTTTTTTAAAATTTCTAAGAAAATTTCAGCTGTAGCTTGTGCATCGTCACAAGCTCTATGGTGATTTTCTAGAGAAATACTTAAATGTTTTGCTATAATATTTAATTTATGTTTCTTTAATTCAGGAAAGACAGCTCTAGATAATGCCACTGTATCAATATAAGCATTTTTAAATGTAATATTTTGTAATTTACAATTCTCCCTTATAAATCCTATATCAAAATCTGCATTATGGGCAATAAGTGTTGCATTTCCAACAAATTCCATAAATTCAGGAAGTACTTTTTTAATATTAGGTTCATTGTCTACCATATTGTTATTAATTCCTGTTAGTTCGATAATCTTTTCGGGAATAGTAACATTTGGGTTTATTAGCTGATTATATTTTTCAACTATTTCATTGTTTTTTACTTTTACAGCACCAATTTCAATAATTTTGTCATTTATTCTTGAAAAACCTGTAGTTTCAATATCAAAAACAACAAATTCATCATTATTAAATGTACCATAAAAATCTGTAAGAATTCTAAGTTTGTCTTTTAAAAACTTTGCGTCAATACCATATAAAGGTTTAATACAGTTTTCCTTAGCATATTGGTCAACATCCGGATAGGATTGAACTACACCCTTATCGGTTATCCCAACAGCAGTATGTCCCCAATTTTTTAAAAGTTTCATTAAATCCTTTACTTTTACAAAACCATCTAAGGCACTCATTTGTGTAAATAGATGTAACTCAACCCTTTTTTCACTTGAGTTATCAATTTTCTTATTCATTTTATATGGTTCTATACTGTTAACATTAATTACATTTGATTTAGCAAAATTATCATAGGTATATTTACCTTCAACCTTTAAGCAAGATCCAACAGTAATTAAATCTTCGAATTCGCTAAAATTTTTTTGTTGTAAAAAAAGTTTTGCAAGTTACTGTTGAAGTATAATCACTTATATCATATGAGAGTATTACATAGTCATTTTTTTTAGTAACAACTTTATTTAGATCTATTACTTCTCCAGCAACACAAATATAATCCCAATTATCTCCTAAATCTTTTATTGGAGTAATGGAACTATTAATTTTCCTGCCATATCTGTTTTTCTTGTCTACTTTATTATTATTGTTAATATCATTTATATTATTTTTTTGTTCGTTATTTATTTTTGAAACAAATTCTTTACTAACCTTTTTTTCTTTTGATTTCACTATAGAAAGATGTTGTTGAGAAATATCTTCATCTTTTAAAGTATTAATTAGAACATTTGTATATTTGTTGTCAAATTTGTTAACATTTTCTAATAAAGAATTTTCAATTTTATTTTCGGATAACAATTTTTTATATTTTTCTTCACAATATATGTTTATTGATTCCCCTATTAAATATATATCGGATTTATTTATAAATATATTATTATTTTTTAAAAAATTAAAAACTAATTCCTCAATATTTACACTAACACTATTAATTGAATTTTCTTTAAATTCAATTATAATATTTGAAAGATTTGGTAAAATTTCCTTTAAAATATTTTTAATTTCCTTTTTATCCTCAATATTCTCAACTTCTGAAAATAAGAAACTAATTTCGTCCTTTTTTGGATCATAATTAATTTCTAAGATATTAGGATCACAATTTAAACAATTTCTAATTTTTAATTTATCTAATAAAGTATTAAATTTTGATTCCATATTTACCTTCTACTTCATTTTTTCTATTTCTGAAATTAATTCTTCTAATAATTTTTTCTCTTCAACTTTCTTTATAACTTTTCCTTTTTTAAATATTAAGCCTTGACCATTACCGCCTGCTATTCCTATGTCAGCTTCTTTTGCTTCACCAGGTCCATTTACAACGCAGCCCATAATGGCAACAGTTAAGTTTTTATTAATGTTGTTTAAATAATTTTCAGCTTCTTTAACAATACTTATTAAATCAATTTTTGTCCTTGCACATGTTGGACAAGATATTATATTAATGCCCTCTGTTCTAAGTTTTAAAGATTTTAAAATCTCTTTTCCTACCCGAACCTCTTCTTCTGGTGCACTTGTTAGAGAAACTCTAATGGTATCACCTATACCCTGGCTTAATAAACTTCCAATACCAACAGCAGATTTTATTGTCCCAACATAAGAAGGTCCTGCTTCAGTAATTCCTAAATGTAGAGGATAATCCGTTAGTTCAGAAATCTTTTTATATGATTCAATACTCATATTTACATCACTGGATTTTAAAGATAATTTCATATTATAAAAACCTAAGGATTCTATAAAATTCACCTCATCTAAAGCACTATATACTATAGAATCAGAGTTAACACCCTTATATTTATCCAAGTATTTTTGATGTAAGGAACCGGAGTTTACTCCTATTCGTATAGGAACATTATACTCTTCACAACAATGGGTTACTTCTCTAACCCTGTTTTTATTTCCAATATTGCCGGGATTTATTCTTAAACAATCAGCACCATTTTCCACTGCTGCAATTGCTAATCTATAATCAAATTGAATATCAGCAATAAAGGGAATATTGGTTTTACTTTTTATAATAGAAATTGCTTTTGCATCTTCCAAGTCATTAATTGCTGACCTGGAAATATCGCAGCCATTTTTTTCTAATAATAAAATTTGATTTACTGTTGAATCGATGTCTTTTGTTATTGTGTTAGTCATAGATTGAACAGTAATAGGTGATGAACCTCCAACGGGAACATCACCTACAAAAATTTGTTTTGTTAATTTTCTTTTCATTTTTACCTCTTAAAATAAAGTAACTATATCTTTAAAAGCTACTACAACCATAAGTGTTAAAAGTAGTATTAATCCAACAAAATTTAGTAGTCCTTCCTTTTCAGCCGGTAATTTTTTACCGGTTAACATTTCCACAAGTATTAGAACAGCTCGTCCCCCATCTAATGCAGGAAAAGGCATAATGTTAAAAACTCCTAAATTAATAGAAAGCATTGCTAGTAGATTAAAAAAGGTCATTGCACCTCTTTTTGCAGAATCACCAATTAAAACAACAGTACCTACAGGTCCTGCTAAATTATCAAGAGATAATTTACCTGTTATTAATTTATATAGTGCATCTACAATCGCTGTTGAATAGATTTTAAAATCCTTAACTGCACCTGTAATTCCTTGTAATATAGAAACATTATCTGTACTGAAAGCTCTTCCTATTTGAATACCAATAAGATATTGACCACTTTCATCCTTAGAAGGAGTTACTCTAATTTCTTTTTCCTTATTGTTAGATTTAATTAAAATATTCAGTTCTTCTCCATTAGATTCAGATATATACTTTGTAATATCATCTGAGTTTTTTACATTTTTTTCATTGATTTCTAAAATAATATCATTTGCTTTAAGTCCAGCCTTTTCTGCAGGGCTATTCTCCACTATTAATGCTATATTTGGTTGCGCAAACATATTTACAAAAAATAAAATTACGAATCCAAGAATAAAGTTCATTATTACACCAGCTACTATTACAGCTAGTCTTTTACTTGCCTTTGCATTATTAAAGGCTTTCGGATCTTCAGAATCCTCATCTTCGCCTTCAATAGCAACATAGCCACCTAAGGGTAAGGCTCTTAAAGAATATTTAATATTATTTTTTTTCTTTTGAAATAACTTTGGGCCCATTCCTACGGAAAATTCATTTACCTTAATTCCTGATTTTACAGCTACAAGAAAATGTCCTAATTCATGCCAAAAAATCACTATCAAAAATACTGCTATTGCTATTATTATTGTTACCATTTAACCTCCAGACATTCATTATAAAAATGAATATATTAAATATATATATGGAGCAGTAAATAAAACACTATCAAAACGATCTAATACTCCTCCATGTCCTAAAAATATTGTGCCATAATCTTTAGTATTTGATATTCTTTTAAATTTAGATGCACATAAATCACCGATTTGAGATATTACTGAACCAATAGAGGCAATAATAACTAATTGCATCTTATTGTCAAATTTAAAAACAACGGCAAATATGTAAGTTAGAATAGCAGCTCCTATAATTCCACCAATAGCACCTTCAATGGATTTTTTGGGACTTAGTTTTTCAATTAATTTATGTTTGCCAAAAACAGAACCTACTAGATATGCAAAAGTATCTGTACCCCATGAAGTTATATATACTAACCATATAAGCATAGTATCAGATAATAATATTAGTCTACTAAAAGACAGCGTAATATAAGTTACTACAAAGATTTGTAAAAAGGCTGTTTTATGATCAAATAAATCAAAAAAAGTCATCATTATCATTACAAATAATGTGTAAACTAAAATTATACTACTCTCTATATTTGTATATCCAAAATATACAGTTAGTAACAGCAGTAAAGAAAAAATAAACGCTAACAAATAGTTAGGTTTATATTCTAGTTTTTTCATAATATTAAAAAATTCATAAATTCCAACTAAAGATAAAAAAGTCGTCAGTAATAATAAATAGGTTTTTCCTAGTATTGTAAAACCAATTAATACGGCTACTAACACAATACCTGTTAATGCTCTAATAATTAAATTTTTCATTATACTCCTCCAAACCTTCTATTACGACTTTGATAATCTATAATAGCTTTAAATAATTCATCTTCTTTAAAATCAGGCCATAAGCAATTAGTAAAATATAATTCAGCATATGCTGTTTGATATAATAAAAAATTGCTTAATCGCATATCTCCACCTGAACGAATTAACAAATCAACATCTGGTTGATTTGTTGTATATAAATAGTTTTTAAAAATATCTTCATCAATATTATTAATATTAATTTTTCCTAAATTAAAATCTTCAAGAATATTTTTTGTTGCATTTACAATGTCATCTCTACCGCCATAATTTAAAGCTATATTTAAAACCATTCCGGTATTTGTACTTGTTTCATTACAAGCTTTAACAATAGCATTCTTAGCTTTAGTAGGAAGTTTTGATATATCTCCAAGAGTAATAACTTTAACATTATTCTTTTTTAATTTATCTAGTTGTATTTCTACATAATAAACTAATAAATCCATAAGAGAATTTACTTCTAACACTGGTCTTTTCCAGTTTTCAGTAGAAAATGCATAGACACTTAGAAATTCAATACCAATATTGCTAGCAACTTCTACTATTTCAACTACTCTTTTCATACCTTCTTGATGCCCTTTAAATCTAGGAAGAAATCTTTTTTTTGCCCATCTTCCATTACCATCTAAAATAATTGCAACATGTTTAGGAATATTATTTGAATCAATTTTATTAAGTAAACTCTCTTGCATATTCTCTCCTAGATCTCCATTAACTCGTCTTCTTTTGTTTTTGTAATGGAATCAATTTCAGCAGTATATTTATTAATCAAATCTTGAATTTCTTGTTCTCCAGTTCGTAACTCATCTTCAGATATTTCTGAGTTTTTTTCTAATTTTTTTATTGCATCCATTGCTTCTCTTCTACTATTTCTCAAAGCTACTT
It encodes:
- a CDS encoding isoprenyl transferase; the protein is MQESLLNKIDSNNIPKHVAIILDGNGRWAKKRFLPRFKGHQEGMKRVVEIVEVASNIGIEFLSVYAFSTENWKRPVLEVNSLMDLLVYYVEIQLDKLKKNNVKVITLGDISKLPTKAKNAIVKACNETSTNTGMVLNIALNYGGRDDIVNATKNILEDFNLGKININNIDEDIFKNYLYTTNQPDVDLLIRSGGDMRLSNFLLYQTAYAELYFTNCLWPDFKEDELFKAIIDYQSRNRRFGGV
- the ybeY gene encoding rRNA maturation RNase YbeY — translated: MEILINNRQDKLTLSDNLISNIKKAILICLEIEKHNINVEISLSFVDNEEIKKINKEFRNIDTPTDVLSFPLDIDFFIEDINIPLGDIIISTEKAREQSLEFGHSLEREIIYLVIHSMFHLLGYDHIKNEDAIKMRNKEKEAIRKIGIYKNEK
- a CDS encoding phosphatidate cytidylyltransferase, which gives rise to MKNLIIRALTGIVLVAVLIGFTILGKTYLLLLTTFLSLVGIYEFFNIMKKLEYKPNYLLAFIFSLLLLLTVYFGYTNIESSIILVYTLFVMIMMTFFDLFDHKTAFLQIFVVTYITLSFSRLILLSDTMLIWLVYITSWGTDTFAYLVGSVFGKHKLIEKLSPKKSIEGAIGGIIGAAILTYIFAVVFKFDNKMQLVIIASIGSVISQIGDLCASKFKRISNTKDYGTIFLGHGGVLDRFDSVLFTAPYIYLIYSFL
- the ispG gene encoding flavodoxin-dependent (E)-4-hydroxy-3-methylbut-2-enyl-diphosphate synthase, producing the protein MKRKLTKQIFVGDVPVGGSSPITVQSMTNTITKDIDSTVNQILLLEKNGCDISRSAINDLEDAKAISIIKSKTNIPFIADIQFDYRLAIAAVENGADCLRINPGNIGNKNRVREVTHCCEEYNVPIRIGVNSGSLHQKYLDKYKGVNSDSIVYSALDEVNFIESLGFYNMKLSLKSSDVNMSIESYKKISELTDYPLHLGITEAGPSYVGTIKSAVGIGSLLSQGIGDTIRVSLTSAPEEEVRVGKEILKSLKLRTEGINIISCPTCARTKIDLISIVKEAENYLNNINKNLTVAIMGCVVNGPGEAKEADIGIAGGNGQGLIFKKGKVIKKVEEKKLLEELISEIEKMK
- a CDS encoding PhoH family protein, which codes for MEKVKFEFEVTNQEFINILFDNLEEKIKLIEKELNVKLSLYGNGIKIIGNKNYSSATYNLLIELYELYKKDGNISEQQVRYLIDMIKKGKNGISKTLLDYIICTTSRGKPIKPKTLGQKQYLDYILSNDIVFGVGPAGTGKTYLAMAMAIRAFKNNEVDRIILTRPAVEAGESLGFLPGDLQEKIDPYLRPIYDALFEILGYEQYLKLVEKGLIEVAPLAYMRGRTLDNAYVVLDEAQNTTNEQMKMFLTRIGYGSKAIITGDITQIDLPRGKKSGLKNASNILRNIDGIAFMDFESTDIVRHPLVQKIINAYEKFELKENKNGNINK
- a CDS encoding PolC-type DNA polymerase III; amino-acid sequence: MTVGSCLKVEGKYTYDNFAKSNVINVNSIEPYKMNKKIDNSSEKRVELHLFTQMSALDGFVKVKDLMKLLKNWGHTAVGITDKGVVQSYPDVDQYAKENCIKPLYGIDAKFLKDKLRILTDFYGTFNNDEFVVFDIETTGFSRINDKIIEIGAVKVKNNEIVEKYNQLINPNVTIPEKIIELTGINNNMVDNEPNIKKVLPEFMEFVGNATLIAHNADFDIGFIRENCKLQNITFKNAYIDTVALSRAVFPELKKHKLNIIAKHLSISLENHHRACDDAQATAEIFLEILKKLKEENIIFDEKINNLNTEWPIYKNEAYNGLIYAENLTGLKNLYKIVSESSLNYFNRSPGIPEFLFDKYKEGLLIGSGNHNGELFKAIIKDYPDFIIEEIASKFDFLEVQPPENYGKLIYEGEIKDINHVKKYIEKICNIGEKYNIPVVATGDVHYIYPEDYILRNIVKFSQPLAKHEKEIKPTLYLRTTEEMLNSFEFLGRKKAKEIVIKNTNLIKDLIGEFKPIPDGTFPPVIEGSDQELRKITYDKAISLYGDPIPEYVKARLDKELDSIISNGYAVLYIIAQKLVWKSNDDGYLVGSRGSVGSSFAATMAGITEVNPLLPHYRCPECKHSEFIDDINIGSGIDLPDKICPVCGTNYIKDGHNIPFEVFLGFEGDKEPDIDLNFAGEYQPVVHKYTEELFGSDKVFRAGTIGTIADNTAYGYIQKYIEENEINIPNAELKRLQKGIVGVKRTSGQHPGGVMIVPQDKEIYDFCPVQHPADDMKSDIITTHFNYNAISGRILKLDLLGHDVPSIIKMLSDITGIDPLTIPFDDDETMSIFKSNDALNFIEDYDYTSVGTLGIPEFGTKFVRQMLVETEPTTISELFRISGLSHGTNVWTNNAQDLVRDNIASLKDVICTRDDIMTYLIQKGLENKRAFKIMETVRKGRLLDEETENYMRKFDVPEWYIDSCRKIEYMFPKAHAVAYVLMSYRIAYFKVHYPEAFYSTFFTTKIADYPGQIIFEGLDSIRKKMSEIKELGYSATAKDNSTLTVLEVAEEMYCRGIKASPVSFQNSDKLKFKVLEKGYIQPPFRGLEGVSDAHSIAIYDEYNKNEFLSIQDLVKRTKINKVAVESLRNHGVLKGLPESNQLSFL
- the rseP gene encoding RIP metalloprotease RseP, producing the protein MVTIIIAIAVFLIVIFWHELGHFLVAVKSGIKVNEFSVGMGPKLFQKKKNNIKYSLRALPLGGYVAIEGEDEDSEDPKAFNNAKASKRLAVIVAGVIMNFILGFVILFFVNMFAQPNIALIVENSPAEKAGLKANDIILEINEKNVKNSDDITKYISESNGEELNILIKSNNKEKEIRVTPSKDESGQYLIGIQIGRAFSTDNVSILQGITGAVKDFKIYSTAIVDALYKLITGKLSLDNLAGPVGTVVLIGDSAKRGAMTFFNLLAMLSINLGVFNIMPFPALDGGRAVLILVEMLTGKKLPAEKEGLLNFVGLILLLTLMVVVAFKDIVTLF
- a CDS encoding diacylglycerol kinase, giving the protein MKNNKDFKNTNLIESFNHAIDGLIYSFKNENNFKRHVFMAILVALLSLFFNFTRLEMAILCITITLVILAELLNTTIEKIVDLIYEYYEPRAKIAKDVGAGAVLVTALNSLFVGYFIFYDRIIRITEIGVFKIKKSPVHLAFIALVIVILITLILKSSFYKGKGTHLQGGTVSGHSALAFCLATIIVFLANNTLISILSYFLAFLVAESRVESKIHSLSEVIFGGITGFLVATIIFKLLVRF